Below is a genomic region from Kryptolebias marmoratus isolate JLee-2015 linkage group LG12, ASM164957v2, whole genome shotgun sequence.
aaaacatctcgtAAAATACTGCTTCAGTATATTTTTTGCAGAAGTCATGATGATCTAATTTTGTAGAAAACCTCATTCTGGTCAGTGTGCAGGTGGTCCTTTTGAGAACATTatgttttcataataaaaatatgtacttTAAGTCTTTTAAGTCTGACTCCCCAGCTCCACATCTGTGTCTAAATAGAGTTATTTATGGTTCTAAACAGACCTAAATAGTCactataaaatgttaaaactcaaGGCTTTCaaacaacatttcaaaaatattgATGTAGATCCTAAAGGcagtttctcactgggctgtgactagttggCAAATGGCGTTCATGAAAGAATCTTCGAAATGTCTCAAAATATTTGTGGGGGGCTCTTAATTTCCTTGCGTGTCTCCAACTGTTTCAGACCAGTAAGATCACCATTTCTACTACATTTAGTTAAACAGTCATACCATCCCACTGAGAggctgataacaggctgaatagtccctctcctctttaataCAAATGACATGGTGTCCATGATTTCCAAATAGAATTTCAAATTTGGATTACTCTGACCTCAAAATAGTCAAAGACTATCAAAAAGGACAGCCACATCCATGtatccattatctgctgcttgttctgcaGTTGGATCAGGGGGCAGAAGCTTGAGCAGGTAGGCTCAGatatctctttccacagccatcTCTTCCAGGACAATTCCAAGGCATttccaggccagctgagagacacaGTTTCttcagcgtgtcctgggtcttccccaggATCTCCTCCAAGTTGGGTATGAccagaacacctccctagggaggcatCCGGGGGGCATCTTTATCAGATGCCCGAACTACTTTAATTGGATCATCtcaatgaggaggagcagcatcTTTACTCCGAGTCTCTCCCAGATAATCAAATGTCTCAACCTATTTCCAAAGgcgagcccagctaccctgcagagaaaactcattttgacagCCTGTATCAGAGATCTCATTCTCTCAGTCACTACCCAGAGTTTGTGACCATaagtgagggtaggaacattCAGCGACCTGTAAACAGGGAGCTTTACGTTGCATCTCAGCTACCTcttcacaacaacaaaccagtACAGAATATACAATACTGCAGATGCCACATCAGTTCATCTGTCAATTTCATGCTAATTTCACGCTACTTTCTTCCCTCACTCATTAACaggaccccgagatacttaaactcctccactcaAGGCAGCACCTCATTCCCAGCACGGAGAGAGCAGTCTACTCTTTTACGACTGAGAACCATGACCGCAGATTTGGAGGTCCTGATCCTtatcccagccgcttcacactctgctgcaaacccctccagtgagagctggagaccACGGCACGGTGACGCCAAGAGGAGAGACGAAATCCTGAGGCCGCCAAACCAGACctgagaaattctgtccataaaagtcatgaaaagAATCGGTGACAACAAGCAGCCTTGGTGAAATCCAACTCTCACCCTGAAGAGGTCCGGCTTACTGCAAACCAGAGTCTTGCACTGTTTGAGTAGGGACTGAATGCCCCGTACAAAATTACCCCCAATCCCGCTCTCACGGAGCACCCCCCTCAGGGTCCCCCCGAGGAACATGgtcgaatgccttctccaagtccacaaaacacatgtagaccagttgggcaaactcccatgccccATCGAGGACCCTAGGGAGGATTAAGAGCTGGTCATTAACTATTCAAATTTGTAAACTTTAATGGCTATTCAAACATTTAGTTAGTTAACTTACTGCAACTCGAGTCTCATCTTTTAATCTTTGCTTGTCCAGATGTGATGGTTTTAATAAAGCCCTCTTcaaatagggaaaaaaaatcttaagcaAGTGTATAAATTATTTACTCATTATTGGAAGTTCTTTTCAACTGAAACCTTTTCTTGATTGCATTTTCTAAATGGAAATGAATACAACaatttaaatccagtttttggCTTATGTCTTGAGAAAAACGCAAGCATACTATATGAGGATCCATGTCATCTGGATCCTTATGTGGCATCACTGACATCAGGGGATCCattagaaaacaataaaaaaataattttaacatgtttaatggGGATCAGAGAAGTGTTAACTAAGACAactcctaataaaaaaaactttaatgtcaTGACAAGCTAAAGGAAATACAGTTGGCTGACACTCACTTGAGCCCATCCTCCCTCAAGTTTTCTGTGCCTAGAGGCTCTTTTCTCTCAGCCAGAGTCTTCCTCTTGATTTCTCTTCCCGTGAGGCGCTTGCTCTTCCTTGTCTCAGcctaaaacagattaaacaacCCACACTGACCCTCTGTATCTCCTTCTCTTCTTTATCACTGATGTCAGGAATGGCCAAGAAACTGACCTTGGCTAGAAACCCTCCAAAGTTTGCACCCATGCCTGAcagtactttcttttttttggcatcATCGTCGGCCTTCTTCTTggcctcctcttcttcttttcggTGACGCTCCTCCTGCAAGCCCAGACGAACAAGGATATAGTCAAgacaacatgtttgtgttttaatttattatatgGGAATAGTACGTGTTGTGGAGGATGGAGGAAAGTGTGTTTGTTACCGCAATTCTGTTCTGCCTgtccttctccttctctgctctaaCTCTTTGAATTTCGGCTCTCTCTGCGCGACGCCGCTCCTGAGGAAAGTGTTTGCAATTAAATGCTAACTGTTTCACTTATATTCTAAAACTCATCTTGAGTTTTAATAGGAAACATTAATACGAAAGTTAGCTCACAATACGATCCTTGAGACCAATAAGTTCCTCTTcgtctttctttctctgctcgAAATGCACATCAATCAGAGTGTGCAGCTCCAAAAGGTCCTTTTCCATTCGCTTTCTGTGGATGTCCTGATGAAGCAAAGGAGTTCTGTCACttacatatttgtaaaaacagtaaGCGTGTCAGCGTGTTAACACCAAGACTGTTCTCAAGATGGTTAGAGTGCCATGTTCTATATCAAGACAGAACTTAAGAATGGTAACAATAATAAAGATCAACATCCACTGTTAAGTACATGTGATACTTTCAACTTCAATGGTTGTACATTCACTGACAAAACATGTATGCATCCAGAAAGAATTACCTGATTTGGATGTAATTTGGTCTACATGCAGATCAGCAATGGGTATGATAATACCATGGTACAGTCTTTCAAGAAGACAATGCCTATAAATGTCTACGGACTGCTTGCACCATCTTAATAAAGCCACACCCAACTGACAAAACGTGTGCCCGTACTCCCAACTCTGTTAGCCATTTGAGCTAACGTTGTGATCATTGCAATATCAAACATGCACTTTCATCTCCTTTACACCACTCTGTCTGGGTgttgaacttctttttttttttgtcagtgaatgCATGTAAACTTGGACCAATTCTAATTAAGAGGATGGTCTTTGGATATTTGACTAGCACCTGCCACTGGATAGTTGGTTAATTAGGGACAGCAAATTGATAATTGACCTTCTTTTTTCAACAAACCAATGACcaatttacacaaacaaacaaacaaaaacaaaataaatgtctaaaattgGAACATTTGATGAAAGAATTAAGACTATTGGTTCACATATGGAAGAGGCAGttagctccatccatccatccatccatccatccatccatccatccatccatccatccatccatccatccatccatccatccatccatccatccatccatccacctctTCCAGCAATTCTGGGAGGATTCCAGgtcattcccaggccagctgagagacagtCTCTCCAgagtgtcctgggtcttccctggaGTCTCCTCTCTGTTGGACATGCCAGGAACACTTCCGTAGGGAGGCgtccacctcaactggctcctgaTTGTGAAGGAACAGCAGCTCTATTCCGAGATCCTCccagataaccaaacttctcaccctatctctaaagGGAGAGCCCGGCTACCCTGGGGCGAAAACTCCTTTCGACCGCTTGTATCgagatctcattctttcagtcactacccaaagttcatgagaataggtgagggtaggaatgtagaccAACCAGTAaactgagagctttgccttgcagctcagctacCTCTCCACCACAATGAACCGGTACAGAGTACGCAACACTACAGAAGCTGCACTGATTAATTTCATGCGCCATTCTTCCGTCTTTCATGAGCAAcaccccaagatacttaaactcctccacttgttAGCCTTTGTATGAAAATTAAGCCTTGtatgttttcagtaaaataatgATAAGTTGggtgttttctttgtggtttcGTAGCAGATAAAGAAGGCAGTAATGCAAGTACTTTTATTCTGATTATTTATATGTGATCAGAGTTGGAGATAAAGCATTTATGATATACAGGTCATTACATGGTGTAATTTATTGATGAATGACACTAAGCAAGCTCAATCACACTAACATCATGTAAGCGAGtatctaaagcaggggtctccaatccttgtcctcgagggccaccatcctgcatgttttccttgtttccctgctccaacacacctgattcagtggttaaatcacatcttcatgttcttcagaagcctgttaatcacccattgattcaaatcaggtgtgttggagcagagaaacaagtaaaacatgcaggatggtggccctcgaggaccaggattggacacccctgatctaaagcATTAAGGGCAGCACTCAGCTGTAAAGACAGTGAGACAAATTTAACAATCTGGAGACATGATCATCAATTGGCCTATTCAAGCCCAGGTCAACTTAGTCTGGGCTGAATGGGCTGCACCCTAGTCCAAACCAAAAACTAAGTAAGTCAGCTGTTGGTAGATGGACCTCAAGTAACAAGTACGTTCAAAAGTAAAAGATCAGGCTGTTAACTCCTTGTCTTATTGTCTTGTCTTAACTTACATCAAAATCCACCCTTTCTCCTTCAGGAATCTTtggaggagccagttgaggcaCCAGAGGTCTGATGAGCAGAAaaccaaagtttattttttaaaaacacggGCAAACAACAGACCGAGTATGATAAGATGGTGTGATTAGACTGATGGTTACTGAACATACTTGGGCTTGGGGCGCTCctctgtgggggaaaaaaaaagcacaaatgagCAAAGAACTGATATAGAGAGTAAATAGGGCTGAATATGCTTTATGGAGTATTAAACAGAATAATTAATAAGCAAGAACTGAGAAAAGACTTAAGTTAATTTtagtaattaaaacaaaacaaaaatgctatgACTCACTGTAAATTCACAAATATTTAGTGTTATACCTAACGTTTACGCTAGATTTTGACCATAAAAGCTCTAAAAGTCTTCACAAACATAGAatgtttgaaaagaaactaTGTAAGATAAAGTGTGACTTTTGGATAAACTTTCAGAGTTGGTGTTAAAAGATTTGAGTCCAGTGAGTTTTCAACGAGCAAACTGAATATGTTAGATAATTAATGTAGGGAACGCGGTTCTGAGCTTCAGGGGAAAAAGGAGTTTTGTCATATTAAGGAATCACAATTTTACTGTTTCTCACCTTCCTCCTGGGCATCTTGATCTGATGGACCAGCCACATAAAACCATAGTGAAAGATGCAAGGATGGCATAAAACAACATGTGGGATGACAGATGTTATTAATAACGGGGTGAAATGTGAACACGAAGATGGCATGACCAaccagaaagaaacagaaaccgTAAAAGTATGTAAggaacaaacagacagaaagagaatgggggaataaaacaaagagagatGATAATGCAGCAGGAACACAAGAAGTAAATGTGATAACATTTAACCCTGCAGAAGCACAAAgcttaaagaaatagttcaacATTTTCAGATGTTTACAGTACTGCACAAAAATCGTGCACTTcccctcatttctttatgttaaatgagccagactttcttgacAATTATTTAAAGAGGTCTCGATCCTCAGGCTTTCTaaagtttttattggtcttaATTCCAGTCattgtattttatctttttttcagagaatgtttgatttattggtGACAAACTATTTCATTAAATTCACATGAATCCCAATATGTTATTGACCACACGGTAGAAGATAAACCTAATAATCTcccttgttttctgtttttttcaactGTCCTAAAGATTTGACTTTTAATAATGTTTATCCATTGTTCACAGGTCTAAGGTCTGCCACTTCAATTGTCCCTCACTCTTGTATTTATTCCAaatatttaaagacacattGCTGAGAAATATCAAATTTACAGGTCAAAATTTAACTTGTtggaagaaaacaacatttaacttttGTAAACATTCAATTTGACATTTACTGTGGATTCAGCTGAAGGAATTACATCTTTGTAAcaggctaaaagtaacaaagatCCTAATcaagcagtttaaaaacaattctttttAAGCCTGGTATACATCACAGGCTCATCCTTTGAGTTATGTGCCTTTTCAATGCTCGAATGATTCATTGGTAGTGGTTAGTtagcttaacaaacaaaaatacattttctacaaTGGTCAAGGACTGGActtggaatgtttttttataaatctacaTCCAAGGAAAAATTTAGGAGTATCACTTTAAAAGGTATGAAAAAAATCTAGGCTTGAGACAATGAATAGctcaaaacttttgcacagtactgtagtTAGTAAATCAAACTACGTTTGTGCTGGTGTCTAACCATATAGAGCCTTTGCTAAGCTAACAGTGTGCTGGCTAAAGCTATCATTCCCCTTATACAAActaactaatatatatatatttaaaactccTCACAACTAATAGTTTGAGCATTGAAAGTATTTTACTAACAGGATACTGTATTTCCCAAAATGTTGAAGTATTGCTTTAAAACTATCATTTCCCCTCGTCTGAACAGAGCCACACTTTCACTGGCACTGATATGTACCACCTACTGTGACTCCTGGGAAATGTAGTTTTATGAAACATAAAGTGAACATTCATTATTACATACTGTACATAAAGTTGTATCTTTTCTCCTAAAGAAATAACGAGAGTTTCAGGATTAATCCGATAGGCTGAGATAAACATTTCTGGTAAAAGATTCACAGTAACCATCCGGGAGCCTCACCTGAGGAGACTGAGCTTTGTTAgcaaggcaaaaaaacaaaccaatccCCCCCTCGATATTTACCAGAAGGTATTAGTTGATATTTGACCAAACCTTTAAAGTGTTTGGAGCTCATTGACGATAAAAAAACAGGGCAGTAATTTTGGCCCAGTCTGTTTGAAACCTTAGTGAACTTTAGATAATGTAATATGAATGTCACAACACATACAATGgctacaaaagaacaaaaaatgacaactttTAAAGGCACAATGTATTTCAAAACAGAAGATGTATACAGTTTCATGAAACCTGGAGTTATTTTTGTAGCGTCTTGGACAGTTCACATGTTGAGGGAAAAGTGTTGTAGCTATGATGGATATAAATGACATAATATTTAAGAATGACAACATTTACTTAGCAGAATTTATAGGTAGTTTGCATTTATTATCAAGGATTTACTTTTGTAGTGATGCTCTCCTTTCACTCG
It encodes:
- the tnnt1 gene encoding troponin T, slow skeletal muscle isoform X1, which encodes MTTLSHKAPQESDDSVKNLLLTAMSDIEEEYEEQEEEVEEEEAEQGGEGGEHQEYQEERPKPKPLVPQLAPPKIPEGERVDFDDIHRKRMEKDLLELHTLIDVHFEQRKKDEEELIGLKDRIERRRAERAEIQRVRAEKEKDRQNRIAEERHRKEEEEAKKKADDDAKKKKVLSGMGANFGGFLAKAETRKSKRLTGREIKRKTLAERKEPLGTENLREDGLKNRAQELWNCIYQLESDKFDFMEQMKHQKYEIIVLLNRIQHAQKFKKVHGKGKVGGRWK
- the tnnt1 gene encoding troponin T, slow skeletal muscle isoform X2, with the translated sequence MSDIEEEYEEQEEEVEEEEAEQGGEGGEHQEYQDQDAQEEEERPKPKPLVPQLAPPKIPEGERVDFDDIHRKRMEKDLLELHTLIDVHFEQRKKDEEELIGLKDRIERRRAERAEIQRVRAEKEKDRQNRIAEERHRKEEEEAKKKADDDAKKKKVLSGMGANFGGFLAKAETRKSKRLTGREIKRKTLAERKEPLGTENLREDGLKNRAQELWNCIYQLESDKFDFMEQMKHQKYEIIVLLNRIQHAQKFKKVHGKGKVGGRWK